In the genome of Limnobaculum zhutongyuii, one region contains:
- a CDS encoding TRIC cation channel family protein — MLVYWLDILGTAVFAISGVLLAGKLRMDPFGVLVLGVVTAVGGGTIRDMALANGPVFWVKDPTDLVVALVTCVFTILLVRHPRSLPKWILPVLDAIGLAVFVGIGVNKAFIAGTGPLVATCMGVLTGVGGGIIRDVLAREIPMILRTEVYATACIIGGSVHATAHYYFNLGLEESGMIGMLITLTIRLAAIRWNLKLPTFSLEK, encoded by the coding sequence ATGTTGGTTTATTGGCTGGATATTCTTGGAACCGCCGTTTTTGCTATTTCTGGCGTGCTATTAGCAGGAAAATTACGCATGGACCCGTTTGGGGTTTTAGTGCTTGGTGTAGTAACGGCAGTCGGCGGTGGAACTATCCGCGATATGGCATTAGCCAATGGCCCGGTATTCTGGGTTAAAGATCCCACCGATTTAGTGGTGGCACTGGTGACCTGTGTATTCACTATTCTGCTGGTTCGCCATCCCCGCAGCCTGCCAAAATGGATCTTACCGGTACTCGACGCCATCGGCCTCGCGGTGTTCGTCGGTATTGGCGTTAACAAAGCTTTTATCGCCGGAACCGGTCCGCTGGTAGCAACCTGCATGGGCGTATTAACCGGCGTTGGTGGCGGTATCATTCGCGATGTACTGGCCCGTGAAATCCCCATGATTCTACGTACCGAAGTCTACGCCACCGCCTGCATCATCGGCGGCTCAGTCCACGCCACCGCCCACTACTACTTCAACCTCGGCCTGGAAGAATCCGGTATGATAGGCATGCTCATCACCCTCACCATCCGCCTGGCCGCCATCCGCTGGAACCTGAAACTCCCAACGTTTAGTTTGGAAAAGTAA
- the erpA gene encoding iron-sulfur cluster insertion protein ErpA, with protein MSDSTALPLEFTDAAANKVKALIADESNPELKLRVYITGGGCSGFQYGFTFDEKVNDGDMIIEKQGVSLVVDPMSLQYLVGGAVDYTEGLEGSRFIIQNPNAKSTCGCGSSFSV; from the coding sequence ATGAGTGATTCAACTGCTTTGCCCCTCGAATTTACCGATGCGGCAGCGAATAAAGTAAAGGCGCTGATTGCCGATGAAAGCAATCCTGAATTAAAACTGCGTGTTTATATTACCGGTGGCGGTTGCAGCGGTTTCCAGTATGGCTTCACCTTTGATGAAAAGGTCAACGACGGCGATATGATTATCGAAAAGCAGGGTGTTTCTCTGGTGGTTGATCCAATGAGCCTACAGTACCTGGTGGGTGGTGCGGTTGACTATACCGAAGGTCTGGAAGGTTCCCGCTTTATTATTCAGAACCCGAATGCGAAGAGCACTTGTGGGTGTGGATCGTCGTTTAGTGTTTGA
- the hemL gene encoding glutamate-1-semialdehyde 2,1-aminomutase, with protein MSKSESLYLQAQQVIPGGVNSPVRAFTGVGGVPLFVERADGAYLYDADGKAYIDYVGSWGPMILGHNNDVIRDAVIEAVQRGLSFGAPTEMEVEMATLVTELVPSMDMVRMVNSGTEATMSAIRLARGFTGRDKIIKFEGCYHGHADCLLVKAGSGALTLGQPNSPGVPADFAKHTLTCTYNDLNTVREAFEQNPETIACIIVEPVAGNMNCIPPAADFLPGLRQLCDQYGALLIIDEVMTGFRVALGGAQAYYNVTPDLTCLGKIIGGGMPVGAFGGRRDVMAALAPTGPVYQAGTLSGNPIAMAAGYACLSQLTDVGVYSQLAERTEQLSNGLLKAAKRQGIPLVMNYVGGMFGIFFTDADSVTCYQDVVKCDVERFKRFFHLMLQEGIYLAPSAFEAGFMSLAHSEKDIQRTIDAAERCFAKLAA; from the coding sequence ATGAGTAAATCAGAAAGTCTATATCTACAGGCCCAGCAGGTCATCCCCGGTGGCGTTAACTCACCAGTACGTGCATTTACTGGCGTGGGCGGTGTACCACTGTTTGTTGAACGTGCTGATGGTGCTTACCTGTATGATGCTGATGGTAAAGCCTATATCGACTATGTTGGCTCATGGGGTCCAATGATCCTTGGTCATAATAATGATGTTATTCGTGACGCGGTCATTGAAGCTGTACAACGTGGTTTAAGTTTTGGCGCGCCAACCGAAATGGAAGTGGAAATGGCAACGCTGGTGACCGAACTGGTTCCATCTATGGATATGGTTCGGATGGTTAACTCCGGTACCGAAGCGACCATGAGCGCTATTCGTCTGGCCCGGGGCTTTACCGGTCGCGATAAGATCATCAAATTTGAAGGTTGCTACCACGGCCATGCTGACTGTCTGCTGGTAAAAGCTGGGTCAGGGGCATTAACGCTAGGCCAGCCAAACTCCCCTGGCGTACCGGCTGATTTTGCCAAACATACCCTGACCTGTACTTATAACGATCTTAATACCGTGCGTGAGGCGTTTGAACAAAACCCTGAGACTATCGCCTGTATTATTGTTGAGCCCGTCGCCGGTAATATGAACTGTATTCCTCCGGCTGCTGACTTCCTGCCGGGTTTGCGTCAACTCTGTGATCAGTACGGCGCACTGTTAATTATCGATGAAGTTATGACCGGTTTCCGCGTGGCTCTGGGCGGTGCTCAGGCTTACTATAACGTAACGCCTGACCTGACCTGCTTAGGTAAAATTATCGGTGGCGGTATGCCAGTCGGTGCATTTGGTGGCCGCCGCGATGTTATGGCTGCACTGGCTCCAACGGGTCCGGTATATCAGGCAGGAACTCTGTCCGGTAACCCGATTGCTATGGCTGCAGGCTATGCCTGTTTAAGTCAGCTTACCGATGTGGGTGTTTACTCACAGTTGGCGGAAAGAACCGAACAACTATCCAATGGCTTGTTGAAAGCGGCGAAAAGACAAGGCATTCCACTGGTAATGAACTACGTTGGCGGTATGTTTGGTATTTTCTTCACGGATGCTGATAGCGTAACCTGCTATCAGGACGTGGTGAAATGCGACGTTGAACGTTTTAAACGTTTCTTCCATTTGATGTTGCAGGAAGGTATCTATCTGGCACCATCAGCATTTGAAGCGGGCTTTATGTCTCTGGCCCATTCAGAGAAAGATATTCAACGCACTATTGATGCCGCTGAACGCTGCTTTGCAAAACTGGCTGCGTAA
- the phsC gene encoding thiosulfate reductase cytochrome B subunit yields the protein MNAMPNAEQFQSQLSLYIPVFTPEFWPVWLVIAGIALVGMLLVLALHAFLRFRQANRQMHDHGEKVYLYSKAVRLWHWSNALLFILLLCSGLINHFNLVAPAAVKSLVGVHEICGFLLLACWIGFVLINALGGNGHHYLIKPQGWLGRAIKQVNFYLFGIMKGEEHPFPATQRSKFNPLQQVAYLGVMYGLVPLLLISGLISLYPEALGLQQVGIRYWILQAHFLLAVFSIFFIFGHLYLCTTGRTPTETFKCMIDGYHRH from the coding sequence ATGAACGCGATGCCAAATGCCGAACAATTCCAGTCCCAGCTTAGTCTCTATATCCCGGTGTTTACACCGGAGTTCTGGCCAGTATGGCTGGTGATTGCCGGAATAGCGTTAGTGGGTATGCTGTTGGTGTTGGCGCTGCATGCTTTTTTACGTTTCAGGCAGGCCAATCGACAAATGCACGACCACGGTGAGAAAGTGTATCTCTACTCGAAAGCCGTGCGCTTGTGGCACTGGTCTAACGCACTATTATTTATCCTGTTGCTATGTAGCGGCTTAATTAATCATTTCAATCTGGTGGCTCCTGCAGCGGTTAAAAGCCTGGTTGGGGTGCATGAAATTTGCGGATTCTTATTGTTAGCGTGCTGGATTGGCTTTGTGCTGATTAATGCGCTGGGGGGCAATGGTCACCACTACCTGATTAAACCTCAGGGCTGGTTAGGGCGCGCGATAAAGCAGGTGAACTTTTATCTGTTTGGCATTATGAAAGGGGAAGAACATCCATTTCCGGCAACTCAACGCTCGAAGTTTAATCCGCTACAGCAGGTTGCTTATCTGGGGGTAATGTATGGGCTGGTGCCTCTGTTGCTGATTTCAGGGCTGATCTCCCTCTATCCGGAGGCCTTGGGCCTACAGCAGGTCGGTATTCGATACTGGATCCTTCAGGCTCATTTCTTACTGGCAGTGTTTAGCATTTTCTTTATTTTTGGTCATTTGTATCTGTGCACCACCGGGCGTACACCAACAGAAACCTTCAAATGCATGATTGATGGTTATCACCGTCACTGA
- a CDS encoding 4Fe-4S dicluster domain-containing protein produces MTYTRRKFVIGMGTVIFFSGPGQSLLAASNKTSQVRYAMIHDETLCNGCNLCARACRKVNHVPDRGSRLSIAHIPVSDNENETQYHFFRQSCQHCEDAPCIDVCPTGASWRDDRGIVRVDTQRCIGCSYCIGACPYQVRYLNPVTKVADKCDFCAESRLAKGFAPICVNVCPQNALIFGREDSEVVQNWLKNNKYYEYQLKGAGAPHLYRRFGQHLIKKDSV; encoded by the coding sequence ATGACCTACACACGGCGTAAATTTGTCATCGGTATGGGCACGGTTATATTTTTCTCCGGCCCGGGCCAAAGCTTACTTGCGGCATCAAACAAAACCAGTCAGGTTCGTTACGCCATGATTCATGATGAAACCCTGTGCAACGGCTGTAACCTGTGTGCCCGAGCCTGTCGCAAAGTGAATCATGTTCCCGATCGGGGAAGCCGTTTATCCATTGCCCACATTCCGGTTTCGGACAATGAAAACGAAACCCAATATCACTTTTTCCGTCAATCCTGTCAGCATTGTGAAGATGCACCCTGTATTGACGTTTGCCCAACGGGAGCCTCATGGAGGGACGATCGGGGAATTGTACGGGTAGATACACAACGCTGTATTGGATGCAGTTACTGCATTGGCGCGTGCCCTTATCAGGTTCGTTACCTTAATCCGGTAACCAAAGTGGCGGACAAGTGTGATTTCTGTGCTGAATCCCGACTGGCAAAAGGTTTTGCCCCTATTTGCGTTAACGTGTGTCCACAGAACGCGTTAATTTTTGGCCGTGAAGATAGCGAAGTGGTACAGAACTGGCTAAAAAATAATAAATATTATGAGTACCAATTAAAAGGTGCTGGTGCTCCTCATCTTTATCGCCGTTTTGGTCAACATCTGATTAAAAAGGATAGTGTATGA